In Macadamia integrifolia cultivar HAES 741 chromosome 13, SCU_Mint_v3, whole genome shotgun sequence, one DNA window encodes the following:
- the LOC122059277 gene encoding probable UDP-3-O-acylglucosamine N-acyltransferase 2, mitochondrial isoform X2 (The sequence of the model RefSeq protein was modified relative to this genomic sequence to represent the inferred CDS: added 50 bases not found in genome assembly), producing MEFKKWPKGGGFFHKSACIDSTTIIEIGAVVHPKTILGAGVHISSGAIIGPAVTIGQLTRIGYNAVLGNCSIGESCIFHSGVCVGQDGFGFFIDEQGNMSKKPQMLHARIGNHVEIGSNTCIDRGSWRETVIGDHSKIDNLVQIGHNVVIGERCMLCGQVGLAGSVTLGDYVTLGGRVAVRDHVNIASKVRLAANSFVTKDISVPGDYGGFPAVPIHEWRRQVATHRRIVKKGIS from the exons ATGGAATTCAAGAAGTGGCCTAAAGGAGGTGGTTTTTTCCACAAGTCAGCTTGTATTGATTCAACTACAATCATAGAAATTGGCGCAGTAGTTCATCCAAAAACTATACTTGGTGCGGGTGTTCATATCAGTTCAGGTGCTATCATAGGGCCTGCAGTTACAATTGGGCAGCTGACGAGAATCGG GTATAATGCCGTTCTTGGTAATTGTTCTATTGGTGAATCATGCATTTTTCACAGTGGAGTATGTGTTGGTCAAGATG ATGTTGCATGCaaggataggaaaccatgttgAAATAGGTTCTAATACGTGCATTGATAGGGGCAG TTGGAGAGAGACTGTTATAGGGGATCATTCAAAAATAGATAATTTAGTTCAG ATAGGTCACAATGTTGTTATTGGAGAGCGTTGCATGCTTTGTGGACAAGTTGGTCTTGCAGGTTCAGTGAC GTTGGGAGATTATGTCACTTTGGGGGGAAGGGTAGCAGTTCGGGATCATGTTAATATCGCATCAAAG GTCCGCCTTGCAGCTAACAGCTTTGTTACCAAGGACATCAGTGTGCCTGGTGACTACGGTGGTTTCCCTGCG GTTCCGATCCATGAATGGCGCAGGCAAGTTGCTACCCACCGCCGAATTGTGAAGAAGGGAATTTCTTAA
- the LOC122059277 gene encoding probable UDP-3-O-acylglucosamine N-acyltransferase 2, mitochondrial isoform X1 (The sequence of the model RefSeq protein was modified relative to this genomic sequence to represent the inferred CDS: added 50 bases not found in genome assembly): protein MAIPLRKATTIFSTRGVGHRVYEPAWFHRRRASYSSSLGLRLSLISRQFSECTFDPDGPRASSANVEDDTSLDYMEFKKWPKGGGFFHKSACIDSTTIIEIGAVVHPKTILGAGVHISSGAIIGPAVTIGQLTRIGYNAVLGNCSIGESCIFHSGVCVGQDGFGFFIDEQGNMSKKPQMLHARIGNHVEIGSNTCIDRGSWRETVIGDHSKIDNLVQIGHNVVIGERCMLCGQVGLAGSVTLGDYVTLGGRVAVRDHVNIASKVRLAANSFVTKDISVPGDYGGFPAVPIHEWRRQVATHRRIVKKGIS from the exons ATGGCAATTCCTTTGCGAAAAGCCACCACCATCTTCTCTACCAGGGGTGTCGGTCATCGCGTATACGAGCCGGCATGGTTCCATCGCCGCCgtgcttcttattcttcttccttggggCTTCgtctttctctcatctctcgGCAATTTTCGGAATGTACATTTGATCCAGACGGCCCAAGAGCTTCCTCTGCTAATGTCG AGGATGATACTAGCTTGGATTATATGGAATTCAAGAAGTGGCCTAAAGGAGGTGGTTTTTTCCACAAGTCAGCTTGTATTGATTCAACTACAATCATAGAAATTGGCGCAGTAGTTCATCCAAAAACTATACTTGGTGCGGGTGTTCATATCAGTTCAGGTGCTATCATAGGGCCTGCAGTTACAATTGGGCAGCTGACGAGAATCGG GTATAATGCCGTTCTTGGTAATTGTTCTATTGGTGAATCATGCATTTTTCACAGTGGAGTATGTGTTGGTCAAGATG ATGTTGCATGCaaggataggaaaccatgttgAAATAGGTTCTAATACGTGCATTGATAGGGGCAG TTGGAGAGAGACTGTTATAGGGGATCATTCAAAAATAGATAATTTAGTTCAG ATAGGTCACAATGTTGTTATTGGAGAGCGTTGCATGCTTTGTGGACAAGTTGGTCTTGCAGGTTCAGTGAC GTTGGGAGATTATGTCACTTTGGGGGGAAGGGTAGCAGTTCGGGATCATGTTAATATCGCATCAAAG GTCCGCCTTGCAGCTAACAGCTTTGTTACCAAGGACATCAGTGTGCCTGGTGACTACGGTGGTTTCCCTGCG GTTCCGATCCATGAATGGCGCAGGCAAGTTGCTACCCACCGCCGAATTGTGAAGAAGGGAATTTCTTAA